In the genome of Streptomyces sp. NBC_00190, one region contains:
- a CDS encoding 2-isopropylmalate synthase: MSELIEVTGALPAPWGMESAVVAGGAAGVGQPSWNAQRASPMAFHRYAREGSRLSQELTDRTWPGREIKKAPLWASVDLRDGNQSLANPMDSRRKGMMFDLLVRTGFKEIEVGYPGASAAEFEFVRELIEHDRIPDDVTIVVFTPARPDMIDRTFEAIRGAKRAVVHLCLATACLWRDVVFSMSPQELRDFTLRGAEHVAARAASMRAANLRFEFSPETFNVTEPEFALDLSNAVASVWEASPDRPAILNLPTTVETDSPNVFADQVEWMHRNLDNRGSIILSVHPHNDRGTAVASAELAVMAGADRIEGTLFGNGERTGNACLATLALNLFSRGVDPQLDFSDIDAVRRTVEESNQMPVPARHPYVGDLVYTAFSGTHQDAIGKGLAALEQRATRTGRPVAELPWEVPYLPIDPKDVGRTYESVVRVNSQSGKGGVAQVLKTHYGLDLPRELRVEFAKAVQRITDESGVEVTSRRLWEIFSDTYVEPRPGLLLKEVRATREENVSRLSVRLVEPDGNEQVLTGSGECLTDALVDALSGTSHQVRLHAVTQHEVDDAVGPRTAVYLRTGSGPGTAYGVGIDADPAVATATAFFNSINRARSAS, from the coding sequence GCGCGTCGCCGATGGCGTTCCACCGCTATGCGCGTGAGGGGTCCAGGCTGTCGCAGGAGCTGACCGACCGCACATGGCCCGGGCGGGAGATCAAGAAGGCTCCGCTGTGGGCATCGGTGGATCTTCGCGACGGCAATCAGTCACTCGCCAACCCCATGGACTCCCGGCGCAAGGGAATGATGTTCGACCTGCTGGTGCGGACCGGGTTCAAGGAGATCGAGGTCGGTTATCCCGGTGCCAGCGCTGCGGAATTCGAATTCGTCCGGGAGCTGATCGAGCACGACAGGATTCCCGACGACGTGACCATCGTCGTGTTCACGCCGGCTCGGCCTGACATGATCGACCGGACCTTCGAGGCGATCCGGGGAGCGAAGCGGGCGGTGGTGCACCTGTGCCTGGCGACCGCGTGCCTGTGGCGGGACGTGGTGTTTTCCATGTCCCCCCAGGAACTCAGGGACTTCACCCTGCGGGGGGCCGAGCACGTGGCCGCGCGGGCGGCCTCGATGCGCGCGGCGAACCTGCGCTTCGAGTTCTCACCGGAGACGTTCAACGTGACCGAGCCGGAGTTCGCGCTGGACCTTTCCAACGCGGTCGCCTCGGTGTGGGAGGCCAGCCCTGACCGGCCGGCGATCCTGAACCTTCCCACCACGGTGGAGACCGATTCCCCCAACGTCTTCGCCGACCAGGTCGAGTGGATGCACCGGAACCTGGACAACCGTGGTTCGATCATCCTGTCCGTCCACCCGCACAACGACCGAGGTACCGCGGTCGCCTCGGCCGAACTGGCCGTGATGGCCGGCGCGGACCGGATCGAGGGCACGCTGTTCGGCAACGGTGAGCGGACCGGCAACGCGTGCCTGGCCACGCTGGCGCTCAATCTGTTCAGCCGGGGTGTCGATCCCCAACTGGACTTCTCCGACATCGACGCGGTCCGCCGTACGGTCGAGGAGAGCAACCAGATGCCGGTGCCCGCGCGCCACCCGTACGTCGGTGACCTGGTCTACACGGCCTTCTCCGGCACGCACCAGGACGCGATCGGCAAGGGACTGGCCGCCCTGGAGCAGCGGGCCACCCGCACCGGCCGCCCTGTGGCCGAGCTGCCGTGGGAAGTTCCCTACCTGCCCATCGACCCCAAGGACGTGGGCCGGACGTACGAGTCCGTCGTCCGCGTCAACAGCCAGTCCGGCAAGGGCGGCGTCGCCCAGGTACTCAAGACCCACTACGGACTCGACCTGCCACGCGAGCTGCGGGTGGAGTTCGCCAAGGCTGTCCAGCGGATCACCGACGAGAGCGGCGTCGAGGTCACGTCCCGCCGCCTGTGGGAGATCTTCAGCGACACCTATGTCGAGCCTCGGCCTGGTCTGCTGCTGAAGGAAGTCCGCGCGACGCGTGAGGAGAACGTCAGCCGCCTCTCGGTCAGGCTGGTCGAGCCCGACGGAAACGAGCAGGTTCTCACCGGCTCCGGGGAGTGCCTCACCGACGCGCTGGTGGACGCACTCAGCGGAACGAGCCACCAGGTTCGGCTTCACGCCGTCACGCAACACGAAGTCGACGACGCGGTCGGCCCGCGCACCGCCGTCTATCTGCGGACCGGCAGTGGCCCCGGCACCGCCTATGGCGTGGGCATCGACGCCGATCCGGCCGTCGCGACCGCCACCGCGTTCTTCAACTCCATCAACCGGGCTCGTTCCGCCTCCTGA
- a CDS encoding cation:proton antiporter — protein sequence MNRFNGALADPVTAAAAPPASVGTGGVLLGLAVLLAVAYVFSRLAQRFHQPVVMGEIVAGIALGPSLLGLLPGDLSHLFFPPAVRPFLQVIAQLGLVLFMFGVGYRLEIAHLRGAGRQVTAVSLGSVTLPFLLGMGLAAVLAPWFITSELGTEGLLEPALFMGVAMSITAFPVLARIIDERGLNKSRLGSIALTCAAIQDFLAWCVLAVVVALVHATGAGSLAWMAVEAAAFVLGLLYVVRPALRWLLAPERRWAGGPVTHAALVIGLLMCAWATEEIGLHAVFGAFAFGAVVPRRHIDALAPEVPERIEQTSLFLLPAFFTVTGLSVNLGGLGWQGALMLLAAVAVACAGKFVGAFGAAVLTGASARESTALGVLLNARGLTELVILNVGLSLKVLDSRMFTAMVFMAVITTIMTGPLLHRIHPLEGRPSTRERSPDPVGAKR from the coding sequence TTGAACAGATTCAACGGCGCCCTGGCTGACCCGGTGACCGCCGCTGCCGCCCCTCCCGCCTCGGTCGGCACCGGTGGTGTGCTGCTGGGCCTGGCCGTTCTGCTCGCCGTGGCCTACGTGTTCAGCAGGCTGGCCCAGAGGTTCCACCAGCCGGTTGTGATGGGAGAGATCGTCGCAGGCATCGCCCTGGGGCCCAGCCTGCTGGGGCTCCTCCCGGGCGACCTCTCCCATCTGTTCTTTCCCCCCGCCGTACGGCCGTTCCTGCAGGTCATCGCCCAACTGGGCCTGGTTCTGTTCATGTTCGGAGTGGGCTACCGGCTCGAAATCGCGCACCTTCGGGGCGCCGGCCGCCAGGTCACAGCCGTTTCCCTCGGCTCGGTCACCCTGCCCTTCCTCCTGGGCATGGGTCTGGCGGCCGTACTGGCTCCATGGTTCATCACTTCGGAGTTGGGGACGGAAGGCCTTCTGGAGCCGGCCCTGTTCATGGGTGTGGCGATGTCCATCACCGCGTTCCCCGTGCTGGCCCGGATCATCGACGAGCGGGGCCTGAACAAGAGCAGGCTCGGCTCGATCGCGCTCACCTGCGCCGCGATCCAGGACTTTCTCGCGTGGTGCGTGCTCGCGGTGGTCGTCGCCCTGGTGCACGCCACCGGCGCGGGGTCGCTGGCGTGGATGGCCGTCGAGGCAGCCGCGTTCGTACTCGGCCTGCTCTACGTCGTCCGCCCCGCCCTGCGGTGGCTGCTGGCGCCCGAGCGGCGTTGGGCGGGCGGTCCCGTCACCCACGCCGCACTGGTCATCGGCCTGCTGATGTGCGCGTGGGCCACGGAAGAGATCGGCCTTCACGCGGTGTTCGGCGCCTTCGCCTTCGGTGCGGTCGTCCCGCGCCGGCACATCGACGCTCTCGCTCCGGAGGTCCCCGAGCGCATCGAGCAGACCAGCCTCTTCCTGCTGCCCGCCTTCTTCACCGTGACCGGGCTCTCGGTGAACCTGGGCGGTCTCGGCTGGCAGGGCGCGCTCATGCTTCTGGCCGCGGTCGCGGTGGCGTGCGCAGGAAAGTTCGTGGGCGCGTTCGGCGCCGCCGTGCTCACCGGGGCATCGGCTCGTGAGTCGACGGCACTGGGCGTTCTCCTCAACGCACGCGGCCTGACCGAGCTGGTCATCCTCAATGTGGGTCTCTCGCTGAAGGTCCTGGACTCCAGGATGTTCACCGCCATGGTCTTCATGGCGGTGATCACCACCATCATGACCGGACCCCTCCTGCACCGGATCCACCCGCTGGAGGGGCGGCCTTCGACACGGGAGCGCTCACCGGACCCGGTCGGCGCCAAACGATGA
- a CDS encoding toxin-antitoxin system, toxin component produces the protein MKRHRDELFTGTARPLPDTPVELFRAVCAYVTESSGREVRLMLEPFPQDTVSGLWLDMGDFEAIVVEANTSPLHQMVIVGHELWHRKEGSCGQHGGAAGAAVAARMIGDRWSLDDAVARFAARTDVDLDEERRAEKFGRMLAAKFRPHLEGMRPGKTPASGVAGRIWASLEG, from the coding sequence ATGAAGCGACATCGCGATGAGCTGTTCACGGGCACGGCCCGTCCATTACCGGACACTCCGGTCGAACTGTTCCGGGCCGTCTGCGCGTACGTGACGGAGAGCAGCGGGCGTGAGGTGCGCCTGATGCTCGAGCCGTTTCCCCAGGACACGGTCAGTGGCCTGTGGCTCGACATGGGCGACTTCGAGGCGATCGTCGTCGAGGCGAACACATCGCCGCTGCACCAGATGGTGATCGTCGGGCACGAGCTGTGGCACCGCAAGGAAGGAAGCTGCGGGCAGCACGGCGGTGCCGCCGGTGCGGCTGTCGCGGCGCGCATGATCGGTGACCGGTGGAGCCTCGACGATGCCGTCGCCCGTTTCGCCGCCCGCACCGATGTCGATCTCGACGAGGAGCGCAGGGCTGAGAAATTCGGTCGCATGCTGGCCGCGAAGTTCCGCCCGCACCTGGAAGGCATGCGCCCCGGCAAAACACCCGCGTCCGGCGTGGCCGGACGCATATGGGCCTCCCTGGAAGGCTGA
- a CDS encoding DUF6545 domain-containing protein — protein sequence MYVPAAALGVVLLVKLPALVRGWRSPLVRTVNTLIFLHCAGFFFSAPPTVTVVNRVTGVCNFSAVLVQCILCAYACTCLALIENWRGDTEGRAHTRRRVRLWILGHLLVGVAVISCFILGDAPDERQRDFDTYYATTPYISEMLLLYLLANIVAAAAATIVCWRWTLAIRKETRTNGSSTADDWLRAGLYVLVAGFLANLTYGVVKLLAVAARWTGRNWDVLNDRAASFSSIAAVIVTLGFLLPIFGPWFTERLAKPVSTFLALAHLMRVVRPPATSAPGPLALATPWYAGPEQHLVNRMTNIQDCILQLRPYCSDGIRELAYREAVLKGARRPDAVAAGLAAMLEAAADARARTAPVGDDESCRAAHALRSSETEYCDLLVRISRALRLRPRHRGAAPMAGAQRSPT from the coding sequence TTGTATGTTCCCGCAGCCGCGTTGGGCGTCGTGCTGCTGGTCAAGCTTCCCGCCCTGGTGAGGGGGTGGCGCAGCCCTCTGGTCCGCACCGTCAACACTCTGATCTTTCTGCACTGCGCCGGATTCTTCTTCTCCGCCCCGCCCACCGTCACGGTGGTCAACCGGGTCACCGGAGTCTGCAACTTCTCGGCTGTGCTGGTCCAATGCATCCTGTGCGCGTACGCGTGCACCTGCTTGGCTCTGATCGAGAACTGGAGAGGGGACACGGAAGGCAGGGCGCATACCCGGCGGCGTGTGCGTCTCTGGATCCTGGGACACCTCCTCGTGGGCGTGGCGGTCATCAGCTGCTTCATCCTCGGCGACGCGCCGGACGAGAGGCAGCGCGACTTCGACACCTACTACGCCACCACCCCCTACATCAGCGAGATGTTGCTGCTCTATCTGCTCGCGAACATCGTGGCTGCGGCCGCTGCCACGATCGTGTGCTGGCGCTGGACGCTCGCCATCCGCAAAGAGACCCGGACGAACGGATCGTCCACGGCCGACGACTGGCTGCGGGCCGGGCTGTACGTGCTCGTCGCCGGGTTCCTGGCGAACCTCACCTACGGAGTGGTCAAACTGCTCGCCGTCGCCGCCCGCTGGACCGGACGGAACTGGGACGTACTCAACGATCGGGCCGCCTCGTTCAGTTCCATCGCAGCCGTCATCGTCACCCTTGGCTTCCTCCTGCCGATTTTCGGCCCCTGGTTCACCGAACGCCTTGCCAAGCCCGTGAGTACGTTCCTCGCGCTCGCCCATCTGATGCGGGTCGTGCGCCCACCCGCCACCAGTGCCCCGGGCCCCCTCGCGCTGGCCACGCCCTGGTACGCCGGACCCGAGCAGCACCTGGTCAACCGCATGACGAACATCCAGGACTGCATACTCCAACTGCGCCCCTACTGCTCCGACGGGATACGCGAACTGGCCTACCGCGAGGCGGTTCTGAAGGGTGCGCGCCGGCCGGACGCCGTGGCGGCCGGCCTTGCCGCCATGCTGGAGGCAGCCGCTGACGCCCGCGCACGCACCGCCCCGGTCGGCGACGACGAGAGCTGCCGTGCCGCCCACGCCCTGCGCTCGTCCGAGACCGAGTACTGCGACCTCCTGGTCCGCATCTCCCGGGCTCTGCGGCTCCGGCCCCGCCACCGCGGCGCTGCACCCATGGCAGGGGCGCAGCGATCTCCGACGTAG